The Arachis hypogaea cultivar Tifrunner chromosome 19, arahy.Tifrunner.gnm2.J5K5, whole genome shotgun sequence genome has a window encoding:
- the LOC112776232 gene encoding acireductone dioxygenase 2 translates to MVSSGKDPREEVIQAWYMDDSNEDQRLPHHKEPKEFVSLDKLGELGVLSWRLDADNYETDPELKKIREERGYSYMDVCEVYPEKLPNYEEKIKSFFEEHLHTDEEIRYCVAGSGYFDVRDRNDAWIRVWVKKGGLIILPAGIYHRFTLDESNYIKALRFFVGEPVWTPYNRPHDHLPARGQYIKTFVEKDVANNAVDAAA, encoded by the exons ATGGTTTCCTCCGGCAAG GATCCCCGAGAGGAAGTCATTCAGGCATGGTACATGGATGATAGTAATGAAGATCAGAGACTTCCCCATCACAAAGAACCCAAGGAGTTTGTCTCGTTGGACAAACTTGGTG AACTTGGAGTGCTTAGCTGGAGGTTAGATGCTGATAACTATGAAACAGATCCAGAGCTGAAAAAGATTCGTGAAGAACGCGGTTACTCCTACATG GATGTCTGTGAGGTCTACCCAGAGAAATTGCCAAATTATGAAGAGAAGATCAAAAGCTTCTTTGAAGAGCATCTTCACACCGACGAGGAGATCCGCTATTGTGTTGCTGGAAGTG GGTACTTTGATGTGAGGGATCGTAATGATGCTTGGATTCGTGTATGGGTGAAGAAAGGAGGACTGATCATCTTACCTGCTGGAATTTATCATCGCTTTACACTAGATGAGAGCAACTACATTAAG GCTTTGCGATTTTTTGTTGGTGAACCAGTTTGGACTCCATACAATCGTCCACACGATCATCTCCCAGCAAG AGGGCAATATATCAAGACTTTTGTGGAAAAGGATGTTGCTAATAATGCTGTTGATGCTGCTGCCTGA
- the LOC112775449 gene encoding acireductone dioxygenase 1 encodes MAIEAWFMDDSNEDPRLPHQTNPKHSVSLNQLSELGVLYWKLNPNIYEDDQELNKIRETRGYNYMDILDLCPEKVENYEEKLKNFYTEHIHQDEEIRYCLEGSGYFDVRDKDDRWIRIWIKAGDLIILPAGIYHRFTLDTSNYVKLMRLFMGEPVWTAYNRPQEDNPARKEYIKSLTEKPGVPVAAH; translated from the exons ATGGCGATTGAG GCATGGTTCATGGACGATAGCAATGAGGATCCAAGGCTTCCTCACCAAACCAACCCCAAACATTCTGTTTCCTTAAACCAACTATCAG AATTAGGAGTCTTGTACTGGAAGCTTAATCCCAATATCTATGAGGATGATCAGGAATTGAACAAAATCAGAGAAACCAGGGGATACAATTACATG GATATACTTGATTTATGCCCAGAAAAAGTGGAAAATTATGAAGAGAAGTTGAAGAACTTCTACACCGAGCACATTCATCAGGATGAAGAGATTCGTTATTGTTTGGAAGGGAGCGGCTACTTTGATGTGCGGGACAAGGACGATCGCTGGATTCGCATTTGGATTAAGGCCGGTGATCTCATCATTTTACCTGCTGGAATCTACCATCGGTTCACTCTAGACACTAGTAACTATGTGAAG TTAATGAGGTTGTTTATGGGGGAGCCGGTATGGACTGCATATAATCGACCTCAAGAGGACAACCCTGCTAGAAAGGAATACATCAAGAGCCTGACCGAGAAACCCGGCGTGCCGGTTGCAGCTCATTAG
- the LOC112777352 gene encoding uncharacterized protein yields the protein MAAFFVTTTTSSYPPPSLHQPRPSPIPSSSTHFQGSLLLQNWNFGGFPSWRTKRTTLICAVNQDAKQAVKDTVQVDLLKDDSKQVHDNSMEVWSQFAKRVSGEWDGFGADFSNEGKPVELPETVVPEAYREWEVKVFDWQTQCPTLAEPGDRVLEYKSIQLLPTVGCEADAATRYSIDERKVGGAYTGITAFAYQSSGSYVALWDKKDGLLELEYCLISPQDCESRVRIIQHINVSDNTKMVLQSIRVFCEQWYGPFRNGDQLGGCAIRDSAFAATSPLTASEVTGVWQGSKAVATFDDSNTGSFRPLLDDQVLNSVRDGDNNMLLPKKIWCSLRESNDGGTLSEVGWISDHGRAITSSCIFSSTAKLKEISLALETKAEEI from the exons ATGGCAGCATTCTTTGTCACAACCACCACTTCCTCCTATCCTCCTCCATCCCTTCATCAACCACGTCCTTCCCCCatcccttcttcttctacccATTTCCAG GGTTCTTTACTGCTGCAAAATTGGAACTTTGGGGGTTTTCCCAGTTGGAGGACCAAAAG GACAACTTTGATATGTGCAGTCAATCAAGATGCCAAGCAAGCAGTAAAAGATACTGTCCAGGTTGATCTGCTCAAGGATGACTCCAAACAA GTACATGACAACAGTATGGAAGTCTGGTCACAATTTGCCAAGAGAGTTTCTGGTGAATGGGATGGATTTGGTGCTGATTTTAGCAATGAAGGGAAGCCGGTTGAATTGCCTGAGACTGTGGTACCGGAAGCATACAGAGAGTGGGAGGTTAAAGTATTTGACTGGCAGACTCAGTGTCCTACTCTTGCTGAACCGGGAGATCGAGTTCTCGAATACAAGTCCATTCAGTTACTACCAACTGTTGGTTGTGAGGCTGATGCTGCTACGCGTTACAGCATAGATGAAAGGAAAGTTGGAGGAGCTTATACTGGAATCACTGCCTTTGCTTACCAATCCAGTGGTTCTTATGTTGCCTTGTGGGACAAGAAAGATGGCTTGTTAGAGTTGGAGTACTGCTTGATTAGTCCACAAGATTGTGAGTCTCGGGTTAGGATCATTCAGCACATAAATGTATCAGATAATACAAAGATGGTTCTGCAAAGTATAAGAGTATTTTGTGAGCAGTGGTATGGACCATTTAGAAATGGTGACCAACTTGGAGGTTGTGCTATCCGTGATTCTGCATTTGCTGCTACTTCTCCATTGACTGCTTCAGAAGTTACTGGTGTCTGGCAGGGATCTAAAGCTGTTGCAACTTTCGATGATTCGAACACT GGGAGCTTTCGGCCGCTTTTAGATGATCAAGTGTTGAACTCTGTCAGAGATGGAGATAACAACATGTTACTTCCCAAGAAGATCTGGTGTTCATTGAGAGAAAGTAATGATGGTGGAACTTTGAGTGAAGTGGGATGGATCTCCGATCATGGCCGAGCAATTACATCAAGCTGCATATTCTCAAGCACTGCTAAGCTCAAG GAAATCTCATTGGCATTAGAAACTAAAGCAGAAGAGATATAA